Below is a genomic region from Littorina saxatilis isolate snail1 unplaced genomic scaffold, US_GU_Lsax_2.0 scaffold_1935, whole genome shotgun sequence.
GGAAGCCCCGTCCCTCAACCCTCcccctcctacccccccccccccccccgataaaATTACCACACACCTTCTTTTGTGAAGGTCTCATTGAACTATTAAAACTTGATATCAGATCGACGCGAGCTCACCAACGATCATCTGTCGGCAAGGAATTTGACACCCAAAAGCAAGAGTATGAACCCTCTTATTTTTGGACACTCTAAAGTTTTCTTAAGGATGCCCAAGGAGACCCGGTGTAACACGgaatttttactccacaaaaaATTGACTCCGAAGTAAACATTTCggacgaaatatttactccgagtacacctgtcgtacgagaaaagaactccccaaggaacACAAAAATGACTCCCTCCACGACAATTTTACTCCTCTAatttagtcaaaatttcgtACGCGAAAAttggatgcgggcgaagggataatgccaacatgcgatctcgcgcaaacgaatgtcgccctacccctccctccgccccttccaccaccaggactaacaggggacaagggagtaaaagttgcgtacacctggcgtgggcagcaaattgctcgtgttagggtggagttACAATATATTCGTTATTaattttattcgtcaggggagttaCATTTTCGTaagaaatgtttactcggaacacacctgtcgtggggagtaattgtCTCGTAAAGGGATTACAAttttcgtacgacatttttactccgttttatttttattttcctgtTTCCTAATTGTGCTAGTCTGCTTTTCGATTTTCTACTtgcttattgtttgttttcgctgttTTACTTAGTTAATTACTTTACTAGTTAATTGACGCTTGACGTTGTGTTTCGTAAAGTGTCATATAATCATTTTGGttccatcactgttttgtatctcTTGATTATTTTGTTGTCTTGCTTACTGGATAATTAGCTGATTCAGTATCAAGAAGtatattgtttaatttaaaaacGCCAAAAACGCTACTTGAGTTTAAATATGAGTAGCTCTCCTACTACATGGCCAACAAAACAGGGTCTCCGTGTTGGGCACCTGAACATTAACCATGCtataaataaaatcaatgatatttctacaatgctgttaaatactggtacaagttttcacatttttgggatCACAGAATCAAGATTAACACCCCAGATCTCGGATTCTGATGTTGTTATTCCAGGTTACAGTACTTTACGCAGAGACCCTCAGCAAAGTAGAGAAACTGGTATACTTTTGTACATAAGTGAATCAATTAGTTATACACGAATAATACACCTTGAGAACTTCGTGGAATCTGTGTGGATTGAAGTCAAGTTGAGAGGAGCACCTCCACTACTCATAGGATTTTGTTATAGAAATCCCGCAGAGCGAGCAAACTGGTCAGATAActttacacagatgttagatGCAGTTCTGCTCGAGTCAAAGGAAACAATTCTGTTGGGAGACTTTGATGTTGATTTgcttaaacaaaacaagcagtgggttgatatgattaacctctataatcttaaacaaatagTCAACACTCCCACTAGAGTCACAGCATCCAGCAGTACTCTGATAGATCATATATCTATGTTACTGATCACCATAATATTGTcgaatgttgtgttccagccAATGGTTGCAGCGATCATTTTCCTATCTGTTTAACatggtcaagaaagggtgtcaaaattcgtaaagttggtcacaagacaataaaataccgctctttttcaaatttaacgaagacacctttctacatgaactttggaattccccactatctgatacttacaattttacggATCCGGACGAAGCCCTAACACATTGGTTTAGTGCCTTCAATGACGATAAACATGCTCCATGGAGAATAAAGAGAGTTAGGCACAtagtaaaacctaaatggtttgatagTGATTTGCAACATGCCATTGACCATCGCGATTTGTTAAAGTCGGTTGGCAAGGAAGAGGAATACAGAGAACAAAGAAATAAGGTAATttcacttaaacgaacaaaaaatataaattatTTTCGTGACCTAGCATCATCAAGTTCAAAGGAAAACAcaaagaatatatggaaggcaataaatgaacttacaaaaaaaaggctgccagtcatccgagttgtatcaaggacatatttcccgatgatttaaacacacattttttttctaaaatagctgaaaatgtgataaaaaaatgataagtccaaattaaatgatttgaaagttttagaagaattttgcaaaccaaaacaaatgtcatgtcaagcaaaaattccccttcttacagtacctgaagtttttcacgcacttacacacctcaagcaaacaggcacccgggggctcgatgggcttgatggtaggattcttaaattgtcagcccccgtcatttctgaaacacttacctacatttacaatctctgtttagacaaaaaatatGTTCCAGTCGCCcggaaacaggctaaagtcattcctctgtttaaatcaggcgacaaaagagacccctcaaattataggccaTCATACACATGTTTCTACAGGTCGCTCCAATTGCCTGAAAGGTGCGACGTGTAATGGAAGGGATGGCTACAACAAAGCAACAGCTGGTGGATCTACCTTCTGCTGCCCAAATCCAGAAACTCCCATTCCGTTTAACGTGTATGGATATTTTATCTGCTACTGCTATTATTGATTAATTAATAGTATTAATTGGGGTTGAATTTGTATTCCCCCTCCTCTTtcggaatttaaaaaaaaataaatggtgACGCAAAATAGAGTTTAATTAGGTTTTATGTTCTTTCAGATTAAACATGATGGCATATCAATGACTGAGTCTGCGTCTTTTGCTTTATCaacattgtgtatgtgtgtgtgtgtgtatgtgtgtgtgtgtgtgtgtgtgtgtgtgtgtgtgtgtgtgtgtgtgtgtgtgtgtgtgtgtctgtgtgtgtgaatgagagagaaagaaagagagaaagagaaagagagagagagagagagagagagagagagagagagagagagagagagaggggggtggagggggagagACAAACCGGGAAATTGaatgagagagaatgtgtgtgtgatttgccTCTCTGCATGCGTAtgtacacacacttacacacacacacacacacacacacacatacacacacacacacacaaacacactcccagcaagcacacacacacacacacaaacacactcccagcaagcacacagacacacacacacatacacatacacacacacacacacacacacacacacacacacacacacacacacacacacattcacacacacacacacacacacacacataggagATTCAAACAGGCAGCGTACTTCTGATTTCTCACGCATTTTTATTTAAatccaaagaaaacaaaaattccatttcaGTGTTGAGTGAAAATGTTGTCATCATTAAGTCCTTCTTTGTTGTAATCTTCTTCCTTTTCGATTTCAAGTCAACTTAAATTGGTACGCATCCGCAGCGCACGCTTGAGGTGGACAAGATGATGATGTCCATTTTGCGATCGGCCGGACAACAAATGTCACGTTGTATGATGAACACGCGGTTTGTCCATTTCGCAGCCTGGCATGTCGACACTCCAACCTTACATCGAATGCGGTCAGTACCTGGGAGAGATGTCATTCCATGTTTAATTTGTGTTAGTTTTGaaccaacacaccaacacacagaccAAATAACCcgccaacaaacaaataaaccgaACACCCAGACAAATCACGAAAGCAAGAAACAAACAGGCACAGcgacagacaagcacacacttaccaacagacaagcacacaaacacagacacacacagacacacagacactcacatacacacacacacacacgcacacacgcacacacacacacacacacacacacacacacacacacatacagcgtgtacgcgagagagagagagagagagagagagagagagagagagagagagagagagagagagaaagagagagacagagacagagacagacagacagacagacagacagacagacagacagacagacagacagacagacagatagacaggcagagacaggcagagagacacagagcgagcgagagaggaTGTCCTCAAAGGCGATTTAACAAGTTACCAGAATGAGTCTAAAGTCTGACATTTCTACAAATTGATTTGTGtgatagggaggggggggggggcagggaaggggaggggaggaTGGTCGCCGGAGAGGATAAGGAAAGCATCAGTGAACATTCAGATTCAATCTACCTGAGCCGATCATTTCAAACGTCAGTGACTGTGGGCTTAAAAAATGGGTTGAGAGAGGTCGTGAGGGAGAGGCCATAAAatgtaaatatatatatcacaTAATCAGAATTTGATAACTCGTTTCTGCATGCTTAGAAAATCAAGCTTTTAATCTTGGATCCCTTGATTGTCTCTTTCGATCTGTTTTTGTCACCGCATGACATCCGAACCCTTAATGCTAAAGCTATTTAAAGATAATACCTGTGCTGGGTCTTCTCGTGGTCACCCCtgcaaataaacaaaatcaaTTTGATCAGTCGATTGATAAACCACTATGAAAGTCGCATATTCTCTAACCCTCTCAGTCACTCATTCATCGCTCCTTCCGTCCTTTTCCCCTTCATCTTTTCTTCCtcccactcactcacttacccGCTCACACACTTACCCAcctactcactcactcaccaacTCGTCCTCTTATACTctaactcactcacacattcacTAACTCCACCACTCACTCAACCCTACTCTCACTCTAACACTCTCTCACTCAACCACTTACTCTCTCaaccactcactcactctctcactcactcaagctgtcaatcaatcaaccacTCTCCCACTCAACCACTCACTCTCTCAAGCTATCACTCACTTGCCCACTTAGCACCCACTCACTCAACCACTCACtcaatgtgtttatttttgtttgtttgtttgtttgtttgtttaacgcccagccgaccacgaagggccatatcagggcggaatGTATTTATCTATCAATCCATATATCTACATGTTATTTATGAATGGTGGACTGGTTATTGTTTTCCATCATCCCTGCCACATATATAGCTATCCGGGACTGATGCAAAGTTCTCAGTTTACATGGCAATCTCgatgcttaaaggcacagtcagcctccgtaaaccatcacagacactgtcaggcttttacacacagtacaaacaccctttcatttaaactcTCACCGctagagaacatcctaggtgccctccgtaaagagggagcaattttcaaagaatgtttTTGTGCGTGgcttatcttacccctgagccatcgttaatccgtgtgatccagtttccttttttccacaatttagtcgtcagtttgtgatttcaatgcgactcgctgtaagcttatctgcaatagcacgttattgtgtacctctgaatctaaaacgcaacaaacggctgcgagtcacacgaactagagcggtggaggttgactgttcagaggaactggcgctgAAGACTATGTGTTAAATGCCAGTCTGGAGAACTCGgagatgaatttcattatatatttcagtgtAATTGTTTTGAAAATTTGAGAAACAGGTTGTTACAATTGCATTTTcgtagaaattcaaatgcagtcaagtttaaacatttatttgaattagcaaaaaaccgaaagtgattgaatttgatatattttattTAGAGTATTTttaaagagttctgattatttgatcacgttttttattaaaacaaaaacgaacacagaaacatatacattcctgtaaaacaATGTATGATTACAAGTATTTagttatgaattaagcttgatttatttttggttaattagaagtgttgtgtctcattattacatatctCTTTTGTCGTATTTATTGcaatttttctttttaattcatgtaaccctaggtttaaaaaaaaaattgacttGATTCGctatgcagaaccgtcgtctgctacgagaaagaccttttgcgtgacacgtttccgtgcttttcttttttcaaacgttcaaaacttcgaattgtactattcttgtcttgatgtaaaaagacatattttatgatttaagaatgtttatgTAACgtgacaagctgtcaatttattatttagattttaaaagttaggtctagcatcaAAACGAGGCGCATGATAGTCCGTTCGGATAGTCCACGaacataaattctttgaaaatgtctcactctcgacagaaagcagccaggatgttcccgttcggtgagcgttcaaatggaagtatgcttgcactgtatgttGAGGCTCAGGGAGCTCAGTGatagtttacgggaggcttactgtttCTTTTAGTTTCTATCACAAGTATTTGTGTGTTGACCTAGTATAACTGAGACCTgccataaaaaaaactttttttttaagatctTGTCTCCCAGATTGAGCAGTTCCTAAACTTaactgtcatcattttcacgagtttttatTCCTAACCAGCTaggtaacaaacaaacacaaaatgttCACACATAAACTATGATTTAAGGTAAAACAAAAGAACTTCAACAGATACCTGCGACGGCGCTGGCGTACTCCTCTTCCGTTCCTTGTTTACACTTGCAGTTGTCAGGGGCAGTGAGGCCCAAGTTCATCACAAAGCCTTGTCCAGAGACGGTGGGGCAGCAGACGACATTTCCGTTGATTCCTCCTGTGTAACCCCAGTTCAGCTGCGTGCACACGCTCTGTCCAACGCGACAGCGCAGCTCTGAAGTAGAAGTACAAGGGGTTTGAGGTAATTATGCTATTTTATTATACTTTTCCCCTTGTAGTGTTTTTCAGTTTCTTTTCACATTGAGTCAACGAGGGTTGTGGTAtatgtatgtgcgtgagtgtgtgcgtgtgtgcataaagcgattccgagaaaactactcgaccgatcttcatgaaacttcacatgagagttcctgagtacgATATCCCCAGaactttattttcattttttcgataaatgtatttgatgacgtcatatccggctttttgtgaaagttgaggcagcactgtcacgccctcatttttcaatcaaattgattgaaatgttggtcaagcaattttcgacaaagtccggactatgggattgcatttcagctcggcagCGTAAAAAtgagttaattagtttgctcattaaagttgtcattaaaatcgactTTTTACTAACAGTTTCAAAAaagattgcatcgtattccccaatttctcctgatttcaaacatatacatatgtcatgtttactctaaaaatgtgctcagaatatGGTCTCAGCGAttactggttttgttttttaatgttaatctgttactttgatgccgacagcttgactac
It encodes:
- the LOC138957294 gene encoding uncharacterized protein is translated as MMLVKTLLFLATIACADMLQLRCRVGQSVCTQLNWGYTGGINGNVVCCPTVSGQGFVMNLGLTAPDNCKCKQGTEEEYASAVAGVTTRRPSTGTDRIRCKVGVSTCQAAKWTNRVFIIQRDICCPADRKMDIIILSTSSVRCGCVPI